A DNA window from Choloepus didactylus isolate mChoDid1 chromosome 9, mChoDid1.pri, whole genome shotgun sequence contains the following coding sequences:
- the IFIH1 gene encoding interferon-induced helicase C domain-containing protein 1 isoform X3, producing MHDLWPELENLSQKEGPEVKEPLLFATDEPSSEKEGWDTENNSPESSFADSSVVSVKQYFSSLRMELLTSLQINCKEGILPLKERRFSKGIDKSDTSLAEGSVSCLDESLGHNSNMGSDSGTMGSDSDEENEAERASPEPELHLRSYQMEVAKPALEGKNIIICIPTGSGKTRVAVYIAKDHLDKKQKSSEPGKVIVLVNKVHLVEQLFRKEFEPFLKKWYCVTGLSGDTQLKISFPKVVKSHDVIISTAQILENSLLNSEKGEDDGVQLSDFSLIIIDECHHTNKEAVYNNIMRRYLKQKLKNNRLKKENKPVIPLPQILGLTASPGVGGANKQAKAEEHILKICANLDAFTIKTVKENIDQLKDQIKEPCKKFAIADITREDPFKEKLLEIMTRIQTFCQMSPMSDFGTQPYEQWAIQMEKKAAREGNRKDRVCAEHLRKYNEALQINDTIRMIDAYDHLETFYNEEKEKKYAVLEDGSDENDDNDSDDGNKDEDAVKKPMKLDETDRFLMTLFFENKKMLKKLAENPEHENEKLIKLRNTIMEQYTRTEESARGIIFTKTRQSAFALSHWITENEKFAEVGVKAHHLIGAGHSSEFKPMTQNEQKEVISKFRSGKINLLIATTVAEEGLDIKECNVVIRYGLVTNEIAMVQARGRARADESTYVVVANRGSGVIERETVNDFREKMMYKAIDHVQNMKPEEYGRKILELQMQSIMEKKMKIKRSIAKHYRSNPSLITFLCKNCSVLACSGEDIHVIEKMHHVNMTPRFKDLYIVRENKALQEKFADYQTNGEIICKCGQAWGTMMVHKGLDLPCLKIKNFVVVFKNNSPKKQYKKWVELPITFPDLDYSEYCLFSDED from the exons TTAAACAATATTTCTCATCCTTGAGGATGGAATTGCTTACGTCCTTGCAAATAAACTGTAAGGAGGGAATTCTTCCTCTGAAGGAAAGAAGGTTTTCAAAAGGAATTGATA AATCAGACACAAGTTTGGCAGAAGGAAGTGTCAGCTGCTTAGATGAAAGTCTTGGACATAACAGCAACATGGGCAGTGATTCAGGCACCATGGGAAGTGATTCAG atgaagaaaatgaggcagaACGAGCATCCCCTGAGCCAGAGTTGCATCTCAGATCTTACCAAATGGAAGTTGCCAAGCCAGCCTTGGAAGGGAAGAATATCATTATATGCATCCCTACAGGGAGTGGGAAAACAAGAGTGGCTGTTTACATTGCCAAGGATCACTTGGACAAGAAGCAAAAATCATCTGAACCTGGAAAAGTGATAGTCCTTGTCAATAAG GTACACTTGGTGGAACAGCTTTTCCGCAAAGAGTTTGAACCATTTTTGAAGAAATGGTATTGTGTGACTGGATTGAGTGGTGACACCCAGCTGAAAATATCATTTCCAAAAGTTGTCAAATCCCATGATGTTATTATCAGTACGGCTCAAATCCTTGAAAACTCCCTTTTAAActcagaaaaaggagaagatgatggtgtccagttatCAG atttttccctCATCATCATTGATGAATGCCATCACACCAACAAGGAAGCAGTTTATAATAACATCATGAGGCGTTACCTGAAACAGAAGTTGAAAAACAATAgactcaagaaagaaaacaaaccagtAATTCCGCTACCTCAGATACTTGGATTAACTGCTTCACCTGGTGTTGGAGGGGCCAATAAGCAAGCCAAAGCagaagaacacattttaaaa aTATGTGCCAATCTTGATGCATTTACCATTAAAACagtgaaagaaaatattgatcAACTCAAAGACCAAATAAAGGAGCCATGTAAGAAGTTTGCAATTGCAGATATCACCAGAGAA gaTCCATTTAAAGAGAAGCTTCTGGAAATAATGACAAGGATTCAAACTTTTTGCCAAATGAGTCCAATGTCAGATTTTGGAACTCAACCCTATGAACAATGGGctattcaaatggaaaaaaaag CTGCAAGAGAAGGAAATCGCAAAGACCGTGTTTGTGCAGAGCATTTGAGAAAGTACAATGAAGCCCTACAAATTAATGACACTATCCGAATGATTGATGCATATGATCACCTTGAAACATTCTAtaatgaggagaaagaaaagaagtatgCAGTCCTAGAAGACGGTAGTGATGAAAATGATGAcaatgatagtgatgatggtaacaAAGATGAGGATGCTGTAAAGAAACCTATGAAACTGGATGAGACAGATAGATTTCTCATGACTTTATTTTTTG aaaacaagaaaatgttgaaaaagctGGCTGAAAATCCAGAACATGAAAATGAGAAGTTGATCAAATTAAGAAACACCATAATGGAACAATACACTAGGACTGAGGAATCTGCACGGGGAATAATTTTCACAAAAACAAGACAGAGTGCCTTTGCCCTTTCCCACTGGATTACTGAAAATGAGAAATTTGCAGAAGTAGGAGTCAAAGCTCACCATCTGATTGGAGCTGGACACAGCAGCGAGTTCAAGCCCATGACACAG AATGAACAAAAAGAAGTCATTAGTAAATTTCGCAGTGGAAAAATAAATCTGCTTATCGCTACCACAGTGGCAGAAGAAGGTCTGGATATCAAAGAATGCAATGTTGTCATCCGTTATGGGCTTGTCACTAATGAAATAGCCATGGTCCAG GCCCGTGGTCGAGCCAGAGCTGATGAGAGCACCTATGTTGTGGTTGCCAACAGAGGTTCAGGAGTTATTGAGCGTGAGACGGTTAACGATTTCCGAGAGAAAATGATGTATAAAGCTATAGACCATGTTCAAAATATGAAACCAGAGGAGTATGGTCGTAAG ATTTTGGAATTACAGATGCAAAgtataatggaaaagaaaatgaaaatcaagagaAGTATCGCAAAGCATTACAGGAGCAATCCATCACTAATAACTTTCCTTTGCAAAAACTGTAGTGTGCTGGCCTGTTCAGGGGAAGATATTCATGTCATTGAAAAGATGCATCATGTCAATATGACACCAAGATTCAA GGACCTCTACATTGTGAGAGAAAACAAAGCACTACAAGAGAAGTTTGCCGACTATCAAACAAATGGTGAAATTATCTGCAAATGTGGCCAA GCTTGGGGAACAATGATGGTGCACAAAGGCTTAGACTTGCCTTGTctcaaaataaagaattttgtagtggttttcaaaaataattcacCAAAGAAGCAATACAAGAAATGGGTGGAATTGCCTATCACATTTCCGGATCTGGACTACTCAGAATACTGTCTGTTTAGTGATGAAGATTAA